Genomic DNA from Comamonas resistens:
CTTGGCCTCTTCCTCGGGGTTGCTGATGAAGGCCGTTTCCACCAGTACGCTGGGAATGTCGGGGGCCTTGAGCACGGCAAAGCCCGCCTGCTCGACCCGGGCCTTGTGCAGCTTGGCCATGCCGCCGATCTCGCCCAGCAGCGAAGTGCCGAGCTTGAGGCTGTCCTTGATCTGGGCCGTGGTGCTCATATCCAGCAGCATGCGCTGCACATGCTGGTCCTGCAGCCCGCCCACGTTGAGGCCGCCCACCAGGTCAGCCTGGTTTTCCTTGTTGGCCAGCCAGCGTGCGGCCGTGCTCGATGCGCCGCGCTCGCTCAGCGCAAACACGCTGGCGCCGCGTGCCGCCGGTGTGGTGAAGGCATCGGCATGGATGCTGATGAACAGATCGGCCTGCACGCGGCGGGCTTTGTCCACCCGCGTGGCCAGCGGCACGAAGAAGTCGGCGTCGCGCGTCATGAAGGCACGCATGGGGCTGCCGCCGATGCGCGAATCATTGATGCGCTCGCGCAGCAGATGGCCGATTTTCAGCACCACATCTTTTTCGCGCAGGCCGCTGGGGCCGGTGGCGCCGGGGTCTTCACCGCCGTGGCCGGGGTCCAGGGCCACGATGATGATGCGGTCGGTGCTGCGTGAGGTGGCGATATTGGGGGCGGTGCGTGGTGCTGGAGCCGGAGCCGGTACGGGCGCTGGCGCAGGACGAGGCGCAGGCGGCGGCACCGGGGCCGGTGTGGGGGCTGGGGCCTGAGCAATCGCCACCGGCGGCGCCACGGGCGCGGGAGAGGGCGGCGTGGAGCGCTGGGCGATCAGATCGCCCAGTGGGTCAGCAGGTGCGGCTGCGACGGCGGGCGGCGGTGTGGTGATGACATTGCCACCTGCGGAGGGCGTCTGGGCCTTGGTGGTGCCCGTGCCGGCATCACGCAGGCGCTCGCTGATCAGCGCCTCCAGCGGGTCCACGGCCTTGGCCGGATACAGGTCCAGCACCAGGCGGTGCTTGTAGGGCGCAATGGGGGCCAGCGTGAAGACCTGGGGGCGGGCTTCCTGCTTGAGGTCGATGACCAGGCGCACCACGCCGGGCGCGAACTGGCCGACGCGGATGCTGGAGATATTGGGGTCGTCGGGTCTAACCTTGGCCACCAGTTCCTTGAGGGCGGGGTTCAGATCCAGCCCTTCCACGTCCACGGCCAGACGGGGGGGCGTGGGCACGAAGATGGGCTTGGCGGTCAGCGGGATATCGGATTCCAGCGTGACGCGTGAATAGTCGGGGGCGGGCCAGACGCGCACGGCCACGATGCTCGCACCCTGTGCAATATGCTGGCGACCCAGCAGCAGGACCACGCCGCCTGCCTGCAGCAGGCCGCGGCGGGACAGGCCTGGTCGAGACAGACCCGGTCGGGACAGACCCGAAGAAACCTGGTTGGAATTTGTTTTGCTCATGCCGTCAATGCTTCAAGCACCGTGCATCCTGCGGGGGTACCAGCCTTGAGGGTCACCTGCCGCTGCACATCGTCAATTGCTTCAATATGGATAGCTATATCCGCAACAGGTGTCACCGCTGCAGCCTTTTCGGGCCATTCTGCCAGCTTGAGACCGGCGCTGGCAAAAATGTCACGAAAACCCGCATCTTCCCATTCGCGCGGATCGTCGAAGCGGTAGAAGTCAAAGTGCCAGATGGACAGGTCGCCAGCCTCGTGCGGCTCCACCACGGCATAGGTCGGGCTCTTGATGCGGCCTTGCACGCCCAGGGCGCGCAGCCAGTGGCGCACCAGCGTGGTCTTGCCTGCACCCAGGTCGCCGTGCAGCGTGACATAAGCGTTGCGCAGCTGGGGCAGGGCCGCCAGTTGCTGGGCAAAGCGTTCGGTATCTTGTTCGCCCAGCCAGACTATCTGTCGCTGCGCCAGCGCTTGAGGGGGCTCGCTTCCTACAATTCGGGGGGTATGTTGAGCAGCAGTCAATTGATTCCTTTGATGCAAGCCTGGGCTCGCGAGCTGGGATTTTCCCAAATCGGCGTGGCAGGTGTGGATTTGTCCTCGGCAGAACCTGGTCTGCTGCAGTGGTTGGCGCAGGGGTTTCATGGCGAGATGCATTACATGCAGGCCCATGGTTTGAAACGAGCCCGTCCCGCGGAATTAGTTCCCGGCACGGTGAGCGTGATTACCGCGCGCATGGATTATTTACCGCGCGATACGCCGCCGGGCTGGCA
This window encodes:
- a CDS encoding N-acetylmuramoyl-L-alanine amidase, with protein sequence MSKTNSNQVSSGLSRPGLSRPGLSRRGLLQAGGVVLLLGRQHIAQGASIVAVRVWPAPDYSRVTLESDIPLTAKPIFVPTPPRLAVDVEGLDLNPALKELVAKVRPDDPNISSIRVGQFAPGVVRLVIDLKQEARPQVFTLAPIAPYKHRLVLDLYPAKAVDPLEALISERLRDAGTGTTKAQTPSAGGNVITTPPPAVAAAPADPLGDLIAQRSTPPSPAPVAPPVAIAQAPAPTPAPVPPPAPRPAPAPVPAPAPAPRTAPNIATSRSTDRIIIVALDPGHGGEDPGATGPSGLREKDVVLKIGHLLRERINDSRIGGSPMRAFMTRDADFFVPLATRVDKARRVQADLFISIHADAFTTPAARGASVFALSERGASSTAARWLANKENQADLVGGLNVGGLQDQHVQRMLLDMSTTAQIKDSLKLGTSLLGEIGGMAKLHKARVEQAGFAVLKAPDIPSVLVETAFISNPEEEAKLRSAAYQAQLADALMTGIRKYFAHNPPLARSRSV
- the tsaE gene encoding tRNA (adenosine(37)-N6)-threonylcarbamoyltransferase complex ATPase subunit type 1 TsaE; this encodes MTAAQHTPRIVGSEPPQALAQRQIVWLGEQDTERFAQQLAALPQLRNAYVTLHGDLGAGKTTLVRHWLRALGVQGRIKSPTYAVVEPHEAGDLSIWHFDFYRFDDPREWEDAGFRDIFASAGLKLAEWPEKAAAVTPVADIAIHIEAIDDVQRQVTLKAGTPAGCTVLEALTA